A region from the Candidatus Electrothrix scaldis genome encodes:
- a CDS encoding response regulator produces the protein MTKLKLLYVDDERVNLTNFTIAFKKKYQIYTANSGPEALKIFQENDDIAIVVTDQRMPGMTGVELLQHIKEHNEDAIRIILTAYTDATDIIDSINKGHIYQYIVKPWIEKDLAQVLDKASEIFLLVRENKRLVKELQRLSARLIDAQENERKRIAMELHDDIGQNLIALKMQFNNFCFQLESSDKEEIQETATIISSTLQRTLESTRCICQNLWPLVVEKFGCDLALKELLDNFSRDYSIEVISGGIQIQQYFSKHDQYQIYRILQEILNNIGKHSGTKKIKIQATCNEDSLCIEIADFGCGFDPPDLAGNHEKKGCLGLTTIRERATILGGSIDIQSCREKGTQCILVLPHSGALY, from the coding sequence TTGACAAAACTCAAGCTGCTGTATGTTGACGATGAACGGGTCAACCTAACGAATTTCACAATTGCTTTTAAAAAAAAATACCAGATATATACAGCGAACTCCGGCCCGGAAGCACTGAAGATTTTTCAGGAGAATGACGATATCGCGATTGTTGTCACGGACCAACGTATGCCCGGCATGACAGGCGTTGAGTTACTGCAACATATTAAAGAACATAATGAGGATGCCATTCGGATCATCTTAACAGCCTATACGGATGCTACGGATATAATTGACTCAATCAATAAGGGGCATATCTACCAGTATATAGTCAAACCTTGGATAGAGAAAGATCTAGCACAAGTACTCGACAAGGCCAGTGAAATTTTCCTCCTTGTCCGTGAAAATAAGCGCCTTGTAAAAGAATTACAGCGCCTCTCTGCCCGGCTTATCGATGCCCAGGAAAATGAAAGAAAGCGTATTGCAATGGAACTGCATGATGATATTGGGCAAAACCTTATAGCATTGAAAATGCAATTCAATAATTTTTGTTTTCAGCTTGAATCAAGCGACAAGGAAGAGATACAGGAAACAGCCACTATTATCAGTAGCACCTTGCAAAGAACCCTGGAAAGCACCAGATGTATTTGCCAGAATCTCTGGCCACTGGTTGTTGAAAAATTCGGCTGTGACTTGGCCCTGAAGGAATTGCTGGATAACTTCAGCCGAGATTACAGTATAGAAGTTATTTCAGGCGGTATTCAGATCCAGCAGTACTTCTCAAAGCACGATCAATACCAAATCTATCGAATACTACAGGAAATATTAAACAATATCGGAAAACATTCTGGAACGAAAAAGATCAAGATTCAGGCGACCTGCAACGAGGACTCCCTGTGTATTGAAATCGCCGACTTTGGCTGTGGTTTTGACCCACCGGATCTGGCTGGCAATCATGAAAAAAAAGGCTGCTTGGGCTTAACGACCATCCGGGAAAGAGCAACTATCCTCGGGGGCAGCATTGACATCCAGAGTTGCCGAGAAAAAGGAACGCAATGCATCTTGGTATTACCTCACTCCGGTGCTCTTTACTAA
- a CDS encoding RNA ligase RtcB family protein: MTNPATIRIIASEENRMAGEAVQQLEQVAQLPGMHKVIGLPDLHPGKGGPIGGAFFSKGILYPYLIGNDIGCGMGFWQTNLKQRKAKRDRWVKKLHGLEDPWEGDPTPWLTAEGLTPSGWDAALGTIGGGNHFAELQSISSVEDEEVFAQTGLESGKLFLLVHSGSRGLGQHILNQHIEQYRNSGLEVGSEAAAAYLEQHGHALQWARLNRAIIADRFLDMLGTEGERILDRCHNSVTPMELKGFSGWLHRKGAAPSDEGLMVIPGSRGSHTYLVQPTGSQEENCFSLAHGAGRKWKRSGTRSRLKDKYTCESLLQTSFGSRVICEDRDLLYEEAPQAYKNISVIVQDLQDAGLLKVLAVLQPLITYKVRKEVRKEARKG; encoded by the coding sequence GTGACTAATCCGGCCACAATCCGCATTATTGCCTCGGAAGAGAATCGTATGGCAGGCGAGGCCGTGCAGCAGCTTGAGCAGGTGGCCCAACTGCCGGGTATGCATAAGGTCATCGGTCTGCCGGATTTGCATCCGGGCAAGGGAGGCCCCATTGGCGGGGCCTTTTTCAGTAAAGGTATCCTCTATCCTTATCTCATCGGCAATGATATCGGTTGTGGTATGGGGTTCTGGCAGACCAATCTCAAGCAGAGGAAGGCCAAGCGGGACCGTTGGGTGAAAAAACTGCATGGGCTGGAAGACCCCTGGGAGGGTGATCCTACGCCCTGGCTGACAGCGGAAGGGCTTACTCCCAGTGGCTGGGATGCTGCGCTGGGTACCATTGGCGGAGGTAATCATTTTGCCGAATTGCAGTCCATCTCCTCTGTTGAGGACGAGGAGGTCTTTGCCCAGACTGGCCTGGAAAGCGGCAAGCTTTTCCTCCTTGTCCATAGCGGTTCCCGAGGTCTGGGACAGCATATTCTCAATCAGCATATTGAACAGTACAGAAATAGTGGTCTGGAAGTAGGGAGCGAGGCAGCAGCGGCCTACCTGGAGCAGCATGGTCATGCCCTGCAATGGGCTCGTCTGAACAGGGCAATTATTGCGGATCGCTTTCTTGATATGCTGGGGACTGAGGGAGAGCGTATTCTGGATCGTTGCCATAACAGCGTGACCCCGATGGAGCTGAAGGGTTTTTCCGGCTGGTTGCATCGAAAAGGGGCTGCGCCCTCAGACGAAGGATTGATGGTTATCCCTGGATCGCGCGGAAGCCATACCTATCTGGTCCAGCCCACAGGCAGCCAAGAGGAAAACTGCTTTTCCCTGGCCCACGGGGCAGGCCGGAAATGGAAAAGGAGTGGCACCCGTAGCAGGCTCAAGGACAAATACACCTGTGAGTCCTTATTGCAGACAAGCTTTGGGAGCCGGGTGATCTGCGAGGATCGGGATCTGCTTTATGAAGAAGCTCCTCAGGCCTATAAGAATATCTCTGTTATTGTGCAGGATCTCCAGGATGCCGGTCTGCTCAAGGTGCTAGCTGTGCTCCAACCCCTGATCACCTATAAGGTCAGAAAAGAGGTCAGGAAAGAGGCCAGGAAGGGCTGA
- the prfH gene encoding peptide chain release factor H translates to METCWLQITAGRGPEECARAVFLLLRALSDEAAQRDIRVDCLEIIQGNRPKTLRSALLSLAGKDCAAFIRSWEGTIQWIAQSPFRPRHKRKNWFVGVQQVVPPEEKELSNKDFRFESMRASGPGGQHVNKVNSAIRVTHLPTGLTAMAQEERSQHMNKKLALTRLLARIQEEQNARVKQSQQEQWGLHNELERGNPVRVFQGERFQEKKG, encoded by the coding sequence ATGGAAACCTGCTGGCTCCAGATCACAGCGGGCAGGGGACCTGAGGAGTGTGCCCGAGCAGTCTTTCTCCTTCTCCGGGCCTTGTCTGATGAGGCGGCCCAAAGGGATATCAGGGTGGACTGTCTTGAGATAATCCAGGGGAATCGCCCCAAGACCTTGCGGTCCGCCTTGCTATCACTTGCCGGGAAGGATTGTGCTGCTTTTATCCGCTCCTGGGAAGGAACCATCCAATGGATTGCCCAAAGTCCCTTTCGTCCCCGGCATAAGCGCAAGAACTGGTTTGTCGGGGTGCAGCAGGTCGTGCCGCCAGAAGAAAAAGAACTGAGCAATAAGGACTTCCGTTTCGAGAGCATGCGGGCCTCCGGGCCGGGTGGACAGCATGTCAACAAGGTGAACAGTGCCATCCGGGTGACCCATCTACCGACCGGCCTGACGGCAATGGCCCAGGAAGAACGCTCCCAGCATATGAATAAGAAGCTGGCTCTGACCCGCTTACTCGCCAGAATTCAGGAAGAGCAGAATGCGCGGGTCAAGCAATCCCAGCAGGAGCAGTGGGGCCTGCATAATGAGCTGGAGCGGGGCAACCCGGTGCGGGTCTTTCAGGGGGAGCGGTTTCAGGAAAAGAAAGGGTAG
- a CDS encoding ATP-binding protein produces the protein MNKPFPLFPKSLSAKIFFFLIISMVCIVALFNIVLINIQKRTYKSSHDAHGTTLIRLLAHSVTLPVITENKAEMHASVSGLLLQNDVLEVVIWNKRGEVLLQETKNPTAKKRITESALELEKSFHKLHTIGQQSMEREDSFILWGPILFNAEPSTEEDWYFEEEHKSADKEAVGSAAIVLSKKFFDKGVHNILVQTGASILIFLAIIILTTFLVIQNVTEPLRKLVLTIKAREGKTDQPSDLKMLTETYTNMLDDLERSFQTISELNEGLEEQVNIRTAQLTEANKELHQKQQKLERSNTDLVEALNRLKETQEQLIQKEKLAAIGQLVAGVAHELNNTVNFISGAFPSLQRSLAEMKEVLAGYEAVEEARGTNLLEKKFEEVESTKEKLAYEELLLTIDQLMENIEEGTTRTTRIVRDLKIFSREDAEKITPIDLHTIIDSTLNYIDKQSLQDITIHRTYGSLPLVHCLPGRIGQVFLNIMNNGIQAMDGTGQLTITTEQRNEQIHVIFSDTGCGIHAEDVANIFDPFFTTKEVGLGTGLGLGISYSIIKQHGGDIKVRSVVGKGSTFEIILPINPRELSQDA, from the coding sequence ATGAATAAGCCCTTTCCTCTTTTCCCGAAAAGCTTGAGCGCCAAGATATTTTTCTTCCTGATTATATCTATGGTGTGTATTGTCGCATTGTTTAATATTGTTTTAATTAATATCCAAAAGAGAACCTATAAGTCTTCCCACGATGCACATGGGACTACCCTTATACGCCTGCTTGCCCACTCGGTCACCCTGCCAGTTATTACTGAAAACAAAGCTGAAATGCATGCCTCTGTATCGGGGCTGCTGCTGCAGAATGATGTGCTTGAGGTAGTTATTTGGAATAAAAGAGGGGAGGTACTTCTCCAAGAAACAAAAAATCCAACCGCAAAAAAACGCATTACAGAAAGCGCTCTGGAGCTGGAAAAATCTTTTCACAAGCTGCATACGATTGGCCAGCAGAGCATGGAAAGAGAGGATAGCTTTATTTTATGGGGGCCGATTCTTTTTAATGCAGAGCCAAGCACAGAAGAAGATTGGTATTTTGAAGAAGAGCATAAGAGCGCAGATAAAGAAGCTGTTGGCTCTGCGGCAATTGTTTTGTCGAAAAAATTTTTTGACAAAGGCGTGCATAATATCCTTGTGCAAACAGGAGCCTCAATCCTTATCTTTCTTGCCATCATCATATTGACAACATTTCTCGTCATACAAAATGTAACGGAACCGTTGCGAAAATTAGTCCTCACAATAAAGGCGCGAGAAGGAAAAACCGACCAGCCCAGTGATTTGAAGATGTTGACCGAAACCTATACCAACATGCTTGATGATCTGGAGCGGTCTTTTCAAACCATTAGCGAATTAAACGAAGGACTTGAAGAGCAAGTAAACATCCGAACAGCCCAGCTCACCGAGGCAAACAAGGAGCTCCATCAGAAACAACAAAAACTTGAGCGCAGTAATACGGATCTGGTCGAGGCACTGAATCGCTTAAAAGAAACCCAGGAGCAACTCATCCAGAAAGAAAAACTTGCAGCTATTGGACAGCTTGTGGCTGGAGTGGCACATGAACTGAACAATACAGTGAATTTTATTTCCGGTGCCTTCCCTTCTTTGCAACGTTCTCTAGCAGAAATGAAAGAAGTCCTTGCCGGATATGAAGCAGTAGAAGAAGCAAGAGGAACCAATCTACTGGAAAAAAAATTTGAGGAGGTAGAAAGTACAAAAGAAAAACTTGCTTATGAGGAGCTGCTGCTTACCATTGATCAACTGATGGAAAATATAGAAGAAGGAACCACACGTACAACGCGTATCGTTCGCGATCTTAAAATCTTTTCCCGAGAAGATGCGGAAAAGATTACGCCGATTGATCTGCACACAATTATTGATTCCACGCTTAATTATATTGATAAACAATCATTACAGGATATAACTATTCATCGTACCTACGGCTCTTTGCCGCTCGTTCATTGCCTGCCCGGACGAATAGGCCAGGTATTTCTCAATATCATGAATAACGGCATTCAGGCTATGGATGGGACAGGGCAATTGACGATTACGACGGAGCAGAGAAATGAACAGATTCATGTGATTTTTTCCGACACGGGCTGCGGCATTCATGCAGAGGACGTAGCAAATATTTTTGATCCTTTTTTTACCACCAAGGAAGTTGGCTTAGGAACCGGGCTTGGGCTTGGGATATCGTACTCAATCATCAAACAACATGGTGGCGATATCAAAGTACGGAGCGTTGTTGGCAAGGGATCGACATTTGAAATTATTTTACCAATAAACCCCAGAGAACTCTCTCAAGATGCATAA
- a CDS encoding TonB-dependent receptor translates to MKSDNSLAILLLLTAFLAAPSARANTPYQDEKLLELYFDEEELVETATRSPKPINQVAENVTIVTAEDIEAMHAHTLAEVLSRQSGVFVDFFGQDFLGDSSVRLLGSRRHHVLLLLDGVRLNLNSNGRALTHFIPLGIIQRIEIIKGAASSAWGSALGGVINIITKEVGKSSRPTGNISVSYGERSSRDFSVDVAGKVNALGYYLYGGNIASDGLRLDRYAKRDSAYGKMQVQLSRNSRLTITGGYSDPFNKSLNWKDAWGIENLNLYTDVENRNFWGTVYFDTEITKDFSLHVSGQHFDNDFAIDRLSLGTGLGGHYGDLIFGEKWEDEANSFVGRLTWARGSVAANLGVESSRSEMKYGSRLGMFFDGPSLSEDDPVTEDRHGVYTNMTYVQGNLSITPGLRYDYYSNSEESINPSLGLTYQLSPITLLKGSIAKGFSAPYLSSSSTSPDLQPENTWTYQAGIETGYISYLHLKGALFHQDIDDAWEFNDYPPWTNTGTSRLNGFEFEVKTADYRGLSLTGNFTYVKERNKGTSINIWEYDETSIGNLILSYLNAAYGLRIEMAGRYYRMSDYILNEKPSTSSFLWDVFIAKDFDISFRSGEFYLKGHNIFNGELYFDRDYPNPERWLEVGLAVKF, encoded by the coding sequence ATGAAAAGTGATAATTCTCTCGCGATTCTGCTGCTCCTTACAGCCTTCCTTGCTGCCCCATCTGCTCGGGCGAATACTCCATATCAGGATGAAAAACTTCTGGAACTCTATTTTGACGAAGAAGAGTTGGTTGAAACAGCTACCCGTTCTCCAAAGCCCATTAACCAGGTGGCGGAAAATGTAACCATCGTTACCGCTGAAGATATTGAGGCCATGCATGCCCATACCTTGGCGGAAGTGCTCAGTCGGCAGTCCGGTGTATTTGTCGATTTTTTTGGACAGGACTTCCTCGGAGATTCATCTGTCCGACTTCTAGGATCACGGCGGCATCATGTGTTACTGCTCCTTGACGGAGTGCGCTTGAATCTTAACTCAAACGGCAGAGCCTTAACTCATTTTATTCCTCTGGGCATTATTCAGCGTATTGAGATCATAAAAGGAGCTGCCTCTTCTGCCTGGGGCTCTGCCCTTGGTGGGGTTATCAATATCATCACCAAAGAGGTAGGTAAATCCAGCCGTCCTACTGGCAATATCAGTGTAAGTTATGGCGAGAGGAGTAGTCGTGATTTTTCAGTCGATGTAGCTGGCAAGGTGAACGCCCTTGGTTATTATCTCTATGGCGGTAATATTGCTTCGGACGGCCTCCGTCTCGACCGCTACGCCAAAAGAGATTCCGCTTATGGCAAGATGCAGGTTCAGTTGTCTCGTAATTCACGCCTGACAATCACTGGCGGTTACAGTGACCCTTTCAATAAAAGTCTTAACTGGAAGGATGCTTGGGGAATTGAGAACCTTAATCTCTATACAGATGTTGAAAATCGAAATTTTTGGGGTACAGTATATTTTGATACTGAAATAACAAAAGATTTTAGTCTGCATGTTTCCGGTCAGCATTTTGATAATGATTTTGCAATAGATAGACTCTCTTTGGGGACTGGGTTGGGTGGACACTATGGGGACCTGATTTTCGGGGAGAAGTGGGAAGATGAGGCGAACTCCTTTGTTGGTCGACTCACTTGGGCAAGAGGATCAGTTGCCGCTAATCTAGGTGTTGAATCAAGTCGTAGCGAGATGAAATATGGAAGCCGATTAGGGATGTTTTTTGATGGGCCATCATTGTCAGAAGATGATCCGGTAACAGAAGATAGGCATGGTGTATATACTAATATGACATACGTTCAAGGCAATCTGTCCATTACTCCTGGCTTGCGCTATGACTATTACTCCAATTCAGAGGAATCAATAAATCCCTCACTGGGTCTCACCTATCAGTTGAGTCCGATTACTCTGCTCAAGGGATCCATTGCCAAGGGTTTTTCTGCTCCCTATTTATCCTCCTCCTCTACTTCTCCAGACCTCCAACCGGAAAACACCTGGACCTACCAAGCCGGAATCGAGACAGGGTATATTTCCTATCTTCATCTCAAGGGGGCTTTATTTCATCAAGATATTGACGATGCATGGGAGTTTAATGATTATCCTCCTTGGACCAATACCGGCACCTCCCGTCTCAATGGTTTTGAGTTTGAGGTAAAAACTGCTGATTATCGTGGCCTAAGTCTGACAGGAAATTTCACCTACGTCAAAGAAAGAAATAAGGGGACGAGTATCAATATCTGGGAATATGATGAGACCTCTATTGGTAACCTGATTCTTTCTTACCTTAACGCGGCTTATGGTCTGCGAATAGAAATGGCTGGTCGCTATTACAGGATGAGTGATTACATACTCAATGAGAAGCCCTCAACTAGCTCTTTTCTCTGGGACGTTTTCATTGCAAAGGACTTTGATATATCTTTCCGAAGTGGCGAGTTTTACCTCAAAGGGCATAATATCTTTAACGGGGAGCTGTACTTTGATAGAGACTATCCCAACCCAGAACGTTGGCTAGAAGTGGGGCTTGCTGTGAAATTTTAA
- a CDS encoding ABC transporter substrate binding protein has product MNKYLLLIILSFFNLADKAYSYEIVILKSSASKLNQDIQEIFTEEFNQRTPQGGLKAIQRNQIKDILITKEEKGSYTSAIQSFHPDLILAIGSQALEEALLVPDVPVVHLLVVHPEKIITESKPVIGVSLSVPPKVQLNEMSRNFPKVKRVGIIYDPKQSSEVVKQMKALRPDLDFITLGTEDISLVPGLIHSLRGKVDLLWMLPDLTTTNKITIQSYVLFSIRNKIPLLTFSQKLLNQGATIAITFAIDEIAKQAAVLAMDMLLHPIRREQTGLVAPPVHTKFNPVMAAKLGIPIPDTRGTDE; this is encoded by the coding sequence ATGAATAAGTATCTCCTTCTTATCATTCTTTCATTTTTCAATCTGGCAGACAAAGCCTATAGCTATGAGATAGTGATACTCAAGAGCAGTGCGAGCAAGCTTAATCAAGATATTCAGGAGATATTTACTGAGGAATTTAATCAGCGCACTCCTCAAGGTGGTCTCAAAGCCATACAACGAAACCAGATAAAAGATATCCTCATAACCAAGGAGGAGAAAGGGAGTTACACAAGTGCAATACAAAGCTTCCATCCTGATCTGATCCTCGCCATTGGTAGTCAAGCACTGGAAGAAGCCCTCCTCGTTCCTGATGTTCCTGTTGTTCACCTCCTCGTCGTTCATCCAGAAAAAATTATTACTGAGAGCAAACCCGTCATCGGCGTGAGCCTGTCCGTGCCACCCAAAGTGCAATTGAATGAAATGAGCCGTAATTTCCCTAAAGTAAAACGAGTGGGGATTATCTATGACCCAAAGCAAAGCAGCGAAGTGGTCAAACAGATGAAAGCGCTCAGGCCTGACTTAGATTTCATCACCCTAGGCACTGAAGACATATCTCTGGTTCCTGGCTTGATCCACTCCTTACGTGGCAAGGTGGATCTTCTCTGGATGCTGCCTGACCTTACAACGACCAACAAGATAACCATTCAGAGTTACGTCCTTTTCTCAATCAGAAACAAAATCCCTTTGCTTACTTTTTCTCAGAAACTTCTCAACCAGGGAGCGACCATAGCCATAACCTTTGCTATAGATGAGATCGCCAAACAGGCTGCCGTCTTGGCTATGGACATGCTGCTTCATCCTATCAGAAGAGAACAGACAGGTCTTGTTGCCCCTCCGGTGCATACCAAGTTCAATCCTGTCATGGCAGCAAAGTTAGGAATACCCATCCCAGATACGAGAGGGACAGATGAATAA
- a CDS encoding NACHT domain-containing protein, producing the protein MTIELTVSFFGAFFAILVCLSVGFALYFWFRRRRYTRERFAFFALSSCIALTLAAFATIAGNAPPWQQVLAVVHYVRTGELLPTSLSPVSAALIVVTLFGMYFLVYQIFRLWNGQVTRETYLARQGEADRGMLQEAKIGFRYLLVKNSPLVPYKPPVGSPKLPDLGQQVEPVAWRDLARTLLKMRRNMLAFEEEWRAEHNFWLARHRDHGHRVAVLCFVALPEQVALQAFLRYVEKMQEPPQEFILCLQTPSPDKKLQLDGEIFEVISLDDLLKGLIDFSEYAEKIRERVASDLLQESELSLEATYVRPRFRRDGAEQDEADIEQAINDWLGSTSSKQLAILGEYGQGKSTIGLMLTHHLLNKGVEQLERIPIFIELRGKSPATMNPGELLGAWGDAYGIASRPLKVLHEAGRLLLIFDGFDEMTLVGNPQERLRHFQSLWNFNHRKAKLIITGRPNLFLDDNELKAALGILPGSSGELACEAWYLEKFNNKEIERALRNASDEVRNGIVQAVNNNPRLKDIAGRPSLLHVLSVFWGDKELVQRADELTAAELMQRFLDASLERQTEKALELRRREIEDAERGYGAQPKNYMVLNAAERRYFMLGIAVYMMRKDESNQIRLADLEEITEKLARVCPDSISRTSDAREGQENLPIQERIKQSEDFLGRLKDDVRVCGLLVKDVADGTFRFGHKSFLEYLAADYAERKLAEKEHDDILTIHSVLDISFDSVLRNDVVRSYFGELLILRRAGDTILQLSSTEVAGFLLEQILHPQRFTKILWYFSIIPVRHHDILENKTNLQSIYYRKVIYPFALFILNNFCSRFEESIYRKTIYFSLIVIFLFLWVFLGYFFFGSFVLYFIRESSFLSGALTGLLMSVTAYLLTLYTSSPARKRLSKAWVTVCRAHGCQVEDLYAALQGRKTALPEFRSDPIGIFTPIRVEPETYEGEQNEVLQKNVSESDIAWNRGVAAWVLGRRHSKLGGFIFSKDVDGAIPPRDPRKPVKRKIINKAAEKAGIQPEEIPAQLASLNEFLGWDVEKGCPRKQEKLSSVDEESLV; encoded by the coding sequence ATGACGATTGAACTTACAGTTTCATTTTTTGGGGCATTTTTTGCCATATTAGTCTGCCTTTCAGTCGGCTTTGCTCTCTATTTTTGGTTTCGTCGCCGTCGCTATACGCGGGAACGTTTTGCCTTCTTCGCTCTTTCCAGTTGTATCGCGTTGACCCTTGCAGCCTTTGCAACGATCGCCGGTAATGCCCCGCCTTGGCAACAGGTTCTCGCTGTTGTCCATTACGTACGCACTGGAGAACTTCTCCCCACCTCATTAAGTCCGGTTTCAGCAGCCCTCATTGTTGTCACATTATTTGGCATGTATTTTCTGGTCTACCAGATTTTTCGCTTATGGAATGGGCAGGTAACCAGGGAAACGTATCTTGCAAGACAAGGTGAGGCAGACAGAGGGATGCTCCAGGAAGCAAAGATTGGTTTTCGTTATCTTCTGGTTAAGAACTCACCCCTTGTGCCCTACAAACCGCCTGTTGGAAGTCCAAAGCTGCCAGATCTCGGGCAACAGGTAGAGCCGGTCGCATGGCGTGATTTAGCCAGGACATTGCTCAAAATGCGCAGAAATATGCTGGCCTTTGAAGAGGAATGGCGAGCCGAGCATAATTTCTGGCTTGCCCGGCATCGGGATCATGGGCACCGGGTAGCTGTACTCTGTTTTGTAGCTCTGCCGGAGCAGGTTGCATTGCAGGCATTTCTTCGGTATGTCGAAAAGATGCAGGAGCCACCGCAGGAGTTCATTCTCTGCCTCCAAACACCGAGTCCAGACAAAAAACTTCAGCTGGATGGGGAAATATTTGAAGTCATCAGTCTTGATGATCTCCTGAAGGGATTAATTGATTTTTCCGAGTACGCGGAAAAAATACGGGAACGGGTTGCCTCTGATCTGTTGCAGGAATCTGAGCTGAGTCTGGAAGCTACTTATGTCAGGCCACGTTTTCGCCGGGACGGAGCAGAGCAGGACGAAGCGGATATTGAGCAGGCTATCAATGACTGGCTCGGCAGTACCAGCTCCAAGCAGTTGGCAATTCTTGGTGAATACGGACAGGGAAAAAGTACCATCGGCCTGATGCTCACCCATCATCTGCTCAATAAAGGTGTTGAGCAGCTTGAGCGAATTCCGATTTTTATTGAATTGCGCGGCAAAAGCCCGGCGACCATGAATCCCGGTGAGCTGCTTGGTGCCTGGGGTGATGCTTACGGCATAGCAAGCAGACCGCTTAAAGTACTGCATGAAGCAGGTCGTCTGTTGCTCATCTTTGACGGCTTTGACGAGATGACCCTTGTCGGCAACCCCCAGGAACGTTTGCGCCATTTCCAAAGCCTCTGGAATTTCAATCACCGGAAGGCCAAACTGATCATAACAGGCCGTCCCAACCTCTTCCTTGATGATAACGAACTCAAGGCAGCCCTCGGTATCCTGCCCGGCAGCAGTGGTGAACTCGCCTGCGAAGCCTGGTATCTGGAAAAATTTAATAACAAAGAAATTGAACGGGCACTCCGCAATGCCTCAGATGAAGTACGAAACGGTATTGTCCAAGCAGTTAATAATAATCCTCGCCTGAAAGACATTGCAGGCCGTCCGTCCCTACTCCATGTTCTCTCTGTTTTTTGGGGAGACAAGGAGTTGGTGCAACGAGCCGACGAGCTGACCGCCGCAGAATTGATGCAACGTTTTCTGGATGCATCGCTTGAGCGGCAGACGGAAAAGGCTCTGGAATTACGGCGACGGGAAATAGAGGATGCCGAACGTGGTTACGGGGCACAGCCGAAAAATTATATGGTGCTCAATGCTGCGGAGCGACGATATTTCATGCTCGGTATTGCTGTGTACATGATGCGCAAGGATGAGAGCAATCAAATCCGTCTCGCAGACTTGGAGGAAATAACGGAGAAACTGGCACGGGTCTGCCCGGATTCTATTTCACGGACTTCTGACGCGCGGGAAGGGCAGGAAAATCTACCGATTCAAGAGCGTATCAAGCAATCAGAGGATTTTCTGGGACGTTTGAAGGATGATGTCCGGGTTTGTGGCTTGCTAGTCAAGGATGTGGCAGACGGTACTTTTCGTTTCGGGCATAAGTCCTTTCTTGAATATTTGGCTGCTGATTATGCGGAACGGAAATTAGCAGAGAAGGAACATGATGATATCCTTACAATTCATTCAGTGCTGGATATATCTTTTGATTCGGTATTGCGGAATGATGTTGTGAGGAGCTATTTTGGGGAGCTACTTATCTTACGAAGAGCCGGAGATACCATTCTACAGCTTTCATCAACAGAGGTTGCAGGATTTCTGCTGGAACAGATATTACATCCTCAACGCTTCACAAAAATACTGTGGTATTTTTCGATAATACCTGTTCGTCATCATGATATTCTTGAGAATAAAACGAACTTGCAAAGTATTTATTATAGAAAAGTTATCTATCCTTTTGCTTTGTTTATATTGAATAATTTTTGTAGTCGTTTTGAGGAGTCAATTTATAGAAAAACGATCTATTTTTCACTTATTGTAATTTTCTTGTTTTTATGGGTATTTCTTGGATATTTTTTTTTCGGAAGCTTTGTGCTTTATTTTATAAGAGAATCAAGTTTTTTATCTGGTGCCTTGACTGGGTTACTAATGAGCGTTACAGCTTATCTATTGACTTTATATACATCTTCACCTGCTCGAAAACGTTTAAGCAAAGCATGGGTAACTGTTTGCCGAGCTCATGGGTGCCAAGTCGAAGACCTTTACGCCGCGTTGCAGGGAAGAAAAACAGCCCTGCCTGAGTTTAGGAGTGATCCAATCGGAATATTTACTCCGATTCGTGTAGAACCGGAAACTTATGAAGGGGAACAGAATGAAGTACTGCAAAAAAACGTTTCAGAATCGGATATCGCTTGGAACCGTGGTGTAGCTGCATGGGTGCTAGGACGTCGTCACTCGAAACTTGGCGGCTTCATCTTTTCAAAAGATGTGGATGGGGCCATCCCCCCTCGTGATCCGCGCAAGCCAGTTAAACGTAAGATAATCAATAAGGCGGCTGAAAAAGCAGGCATCCAGCCGGAAGAAATACCAGCACAGCTTGCCTCGCTCAATGAATTTCTTGGCTGGGATGTTGAAAAGGGGTGTCCACGTAAGCAAGAAAAATTGTCATCTGTCGATGAGGAGTCATTGGTTTGA